One region of Salinirubrum litoreum genomic DNA includes:
- a CDS encoding alanyl-tRNA editing protein → MTELRYLADPTVQTFEATVDRVEGDRVVLDATQFYPTGGGQPHDTGRLTGQGADGTGRTWHVTDVQKKDTVYHTLVTDDEDAEPTPAEGTTVTGDLDWERRYAHMRYHTAQHLLSAHLLDAYDAETTGNQLYADHAHLDTGYDRFTETDLTEIETELNSLVESALPVRWYELDRAVAEERLDPERTRIHLLPDSITEVRIVEIGPADDPLDRTACAGTHVATTDEIGEIEITGRETKGSDEERLNFVLR, encoded by the coding sequence ATGACCGAACTACGCTACCTCGCGGACCCGACCGTGCAGACCTTCGAGGCGACCGTCGACCGCGTCGAAGGCGACCGGGTCGTCCTCGACGCCACCCAGTTCTATCCGACCGGCGGCGGCCAACCGCACGACACGGGCCGGCTGACGGGGCAGGGTGCGGACGGAACCGGTCGAACGTGGCACGTGACCGACGTGCAGAAGAAAGACACCGTCTACCACACGCTCGTCACGGACGACGAGGACGCCGAACCGACGCCGGCCGAGGGCACCACCGTCACCGGTGACCTCGACTGGGAGCGCCGCTACGCACACATGCGCTACCACACCGCACAGCACCTCCTCTCGGCGCACCTGCTCGACGCCTACGACGCCGAGACGACCGGCAACCAACTGTACGCCGACCACGCGCACCTCGACACCGGCTACGACCGATTCACCGAGACCGACCTCACAGAGATAGAGACCGAACTGAACAGCCTCGTCGAGTCGGCACTCCCCGTCAGGTGGTACGAACTCGACCGCGCGGTCGCCGAGGAGCGACTCGACCCCGAGCGCACGCGCATCCACCTCCTGCCGGACTCGATCACCGAGGTCCGGATCGTCGAGATCGGTCCCGCAGACGACCCGCTCGACCGGACGGCCTGTGCCGGCACGCACGTCGCCACCACCGACGAGATCGGCGAGATCGAGATCACCGGCAGGGAGACGAAGGGGAGCGACGAGGAACGGCTGAACTTCGTCCTCCGGTGA